CTATTACGCGCCTGCGCAAAGTACCGACTCACACACCAACACGCTCCCCGGATAGCACAACCACCCTCCCCCATAACCGCCACACCAAAAAAATAAAAGCTCACGACCAACGGTTGTCATCACGTCGACTCTAGCCGCATTTACACTTAGTAACTGCCAGACAGCATCACACGCGCAGCCCGCAAACAATGGACTACATGTGTCTAGGACACGGCTTTCATGAAATTAAGAATTTAGTAGGCACTCACCCTGCAGGAGCGCCTACAGATGTCTCAATACGCTTAATTTGAGTAGGCCCGAGCTTTGCTGTTAAATAGGCAGCGTGTCGCCCTTTCCAAGCCTATGGCGAGGACGCATAGGCTGATGACCGCACGTGTCCAGCGCCTCCATTTTTTTCTGAAGCGAACCGTGCGCCATCAGCTCTTCCTTGCGATCCATCTTAATGTGAGTCAATTGAAATGTTGAAAATCGTCCACCTGCTAACGGGTGCAGCGGCTTTGCTGCTGTCCTTTATTCCCAGCCTGCAATCTGAAGCACTACCTTACCTCCAACACCCTGATGCTCTTTATCTGGCTTTTTTTGGCCTGTTGAACCTGACACTGGCTCCAGTCATTCCGTTCTGGAATAAAGGCCCGCGTCACCAACTGCAAAACCTGGTCAGCGCCCTTCTGGTGCTTTCCGTTGTACTGCAAACCCTTACCCTGTTCGGCCTGCTGTTGCCGATCGGTGACCAGCCCGCTGTTCTGCTGGGCCTTACTCCGGCAGTGATCGCGGTATTGCTTCATCTGGCTGTCAGCTTCTACAAATCGTCACCTTCGACGTCTTCGCAAAGTTATGACATGACCAACCGCGATACAGGGACTGTAAAGTGGTTCAACACCTCGAAGGGCTTCGGGTTTATCTCCCGAGATTCCGGCGATGATATCTTCGTTCACTTTCGCGCCATTCGCGGCGAAGGCCACCGGGTTCTGGTGGAAG
This genomic stretch from Pseudomonas deceptionensis harbors:
- a CDS encoding cold-shock protein, with protein sequence MLKIVHLLTGAAALLLSFIPSLQSEALPYLQHPDALYLAFFGLLNLTLAPVIPFWNKGPRHQLQNLVSALLVLSVVLQTLTLFGLLLPIGDQPAVLLGLTPAVIAVLLHLAVSFYKSSPSTSSQSYDMTNRDTGTVKWFNTSKGFGFISRDSGDDIFVHFRAIRGEGHRVLVEGQRVEFSVMNRDKGLQAEDVIAALPRR